In the genome of Gadus chalcogrammus isolate NIFS_2021 chromosome 21, NIFS_Gcha_1.0, whole genome shotgun sequence, one region contains:
- the cad gene encoding CAD protein isoform X1: MASLILEDGTVFRGRPFGADVSVSGEVVFQTGMVGYPEALTDPSYRCQILTLTYPLVGNYGVPHDEEGKFGLSKWFESSRIHAAALIVGELSRCPSHWNSAMSLDQWLREQGIPGLEGVDTRCLTKKIREKGTLLGRLVMDGTAESSVPMDNPDQRNLVREVSMKDPRVFNAEGRLRITAVDCGIKYNQIRCLAERGACVTVVPWDHPLDSTDFDGLFISNGPGDPQFCQATIENVRKVVCVEQPKPVFGICLGHQLLSLVIGAKTFKMKYGNRGHNQPCIHKGTQRCFITSQNHGFAVDPLTLPTDWDVLFTNANDQTSEGIVHNTQPLFSVQFHPEHMAGPTDLVGLFDVFIDTVHDHKEGRPGASVKQRLTDHLTFPGSQKPEDFVRPRKVLILGSGGLSIGQAGEFDYSGSQAIKALKEENIQTVLINPNIATVQTSKGLADKVYFLPITPEYVTQVIKNERPDGVLLTFGGQTALNCGCELTRLGVLEKYAVRVLGTPVASIEMTEDRKVFVEKMEEISEHVAPSEAALSVEQALAAAERLGYPVLVRSAFALGGLGSGFANNGEELITLVTAAFAHTTQVLVDKSLKGWKEIEYEVVRDAYDNCITVCNMENIDPLGIHTGESIVVAPSQTLNDYEYNMLRNTAIKVIRHLGIVGECNIQYALNPESEQYYIIEVNARLSRSSALASKATGYPLAYVAAKLGLGIPLPLLKNSVTNSTTANFEPSLDYCVVKVPRWDLSKFLRVSTKIGSSMKSVGEVMAIGRRFEEAFQKALRMVDENCVGFDHTIRPASESELQMPTDKRIFVLASALKAGYTVDHLYDLTKIDRWFLNKMKNIADHERLLETYNQDECTIPQDVMHKAKQLGFSDKQIAMAVQSTELAVRKLRHDWSILPVVKQIDTVAAEWPAHTNYLYLTYNGIESDVAFQEPHVMVLGSGVYRIGSSVEFDWCAVGCITELRKMGYKTIMVNYNPETVSTDYDMCDRLYFDEISFEVVMDIYELENPEGVILSMGGQLPNNIAMALHRQQCRILGTTAEFIDSAENRFKFSRMLDTIGISQPRWKELSDTESAMRFCESVGYPCLVRPSYVLSGAAMNVAHTDSDLEKYLTSAVAVSKEYPVVISKFIQEAKEIDVDAVACDGVVIAMAVSEHVENAGVHSGDATLVTPPQDINHKTMERIKMIVHAIGQELVVTGPFNLQLIAKDDQLKVIECNVRVSRSFPFVSKTLGVDLVALATRVIMGEEVEPIGLMRGKGIVGVKVPQFSFSRLAGADVVLGVEMASTGEVACFGENRYEAYLKAMLSTGFKIPKKNILLSIGSFKNKSELLPTVQALESMGYDLYASLGTADFYNEHGVKVKAVDWPFEEEVSEIPNKEKQRSIMNYLEENHFDLVINLSMRNSGGRRLSSFVTKGYRTRRMAIDYSVPLIIDIKCTKLFVQALHQVGRSPPVKTHIDCMTSQKLVRLPGLIDVHVHLREPGACYKEDFSSGTAAALAGGVTMVCAMPNTAPAITDQATLALVQKLAKAGCRCDYALYVGAASDNAGLLPAIASQAVGLKMYLNDTFSTLKMDNVGLWMEHFEKWPKHLPIVAHAEKQTVAAVLMVAQLYQRSVHICHIAKKEEILIVRAAKQKGVQVTCEVAPHHLFLCEDNMADIGGEGWAQVRPMLGSRADMEALWENLDIIDCFATDHAPHSLEEKSGQNPPPGYPGLETMLPLLLTAVSDGRLTLEDIIRRLYDNPRKIFSLPVQDNTYVEVDLEQEWVIPKAMQFTKSKWTPFQGMKVRGKVRRVVLRGEVAYIDGQVLVSPGYGEDVKTWPTATTTQLSPEAIKEASLTPERLRPTPPREATVRTRAASPRRAEGRYMLPPRVHRSSDPGLAPAEETKDRSLRRPIDEELMVPVSLAAGDSYSHPPPLSRLLSPQAGQSLPVSHLQISPLLHPLVGQHILSVRQFSKEQISHLFNVAHNLRLLVQKERSLDIMKGKVMASMFYEVSTRTSSSFAAAMQRLGGSVVHFSEATSSSQKGESLADSVQTMSGYADVLVLRHPKPGAVEMASRHCRRPVINAGDGVGEHPTQALLDVFTIREELGTVNGMTITMVGDLKHGRTVHSLAKLLTQYRITLRYVAPPNLHMPAQILDFVASKGIKQEEFESIEEALPETDVLYMTRIQRERFATEEEYKACFGQFILTPHIMTAAKRRMVVMHPLPRVNEISAEVDSDPRAAYFRQAENGMYIRMALLATVLGR; the protein is encoded by the exons GAGTGGACACCCGCTGCCTGACCAAGAAGATCCGGGAGAAGGGGACCCTGCTTGGCCGGCTGGTGATGGACGGCACCGCTGAGTCCAGCGTTCCCATGGACAACCCTGACCAGAGAAACCTGGTCAGGGAGGTCTCCATGAAG GATCCTCGCGTGTTCAACGCAGAGGGTCGTCTGCGCATCACGGCGGTGGACTGCGGCATTAAGTACAACCAGATCCGCTGCCTGGCGGAGCGGGGGGCCTGCGTCACTGTGGTGCCCTGGGACCACCCTCTGGACAGTACAG ATTTTGACGGGCTGTTCATCAGCAACGGGCCGGGCGACCCCCAGTTCTGCCAGGCCACCATAGAGAACGTGAGGAAGGTGGTGTGTGTCGAGCAGCCCAAGCCTGTGTTCGGTATCTGCCTGGGACACCAGCTGCTCTCCCTGGTCATCGGTGCCAAGACCTTCAAGATGAA GTATGGTAACAGAGGCCACAACCAGCCCTGCATCCACAAGGGCACGCAGCGCTGCTTCATCACCAGCCAGAACCACGGCTTCGCTGTGGACCCCCTGACCCTGCCCACGGACTGGGACGTCCTCTTCACCAACGCCAACGACCAGACCAGCGAGGGCATCGTGCacaacacacagcctctcttCAG TGTCCAGTTCCACCCGGAGCACATGGCCGGGCCCACCGACCTGGTGGGTCTGTTTGACGTCTTCATCGACACGGTCCACGACCACAAGGAGGGACGGCCGGGGGCATCTG TAAAGCAGAGGCTGACCGACCACCTGACCTTCCCCGGGTCGCAGAAGCCAGAGGACTTTGTCCGGCCCAGGAAGGTCCTGATTCTGGGCTCTGGGGGGCTCTCCATCGGCCAGGCTGGGGAGTTTGACTACTCCGGGTCCCAG GCGATCAAGGCGTTGAAGGAGGAGAACATTCAGACTGTGCTGATCAACCCCAACATCGCCACCGTGCAGACGTCTAAAGGACTTGCTGACAAGGTCTACTTCCTGCCAATCACTCCGGAGTACGTCACACAG gtGATAAAGAACGAGAGGCCCGACGGCGTCCTGCTGACGTTCGGCGGGCAGACGGCGCTGAACTGCGGCTGCGAGCTCACCCGGCTAGGGGTGCTGGAGAAGTATGCGGTGCGCGTGCTGGGGACGCCCGTGGCTTCCATCGAGATGACGGAGGACCGCAAGGTGTTtgtggagaagatggaggagatcAGTGAGCACGTGGCCCCCAGCGAGGCGGCCCTCTCcgtggagcag GCGCTGGCGGCTGCAGAGCGGCTGGGTTACCCGGTGCTGGTGCGTTCAGCGTTTGCTCTCGGTGGACTGGGCTCCGGCTTCGCCAACAACGGCGAGGAGCTTATCACGCTGGTCACAGCGGCTTTCGCCCACACTACACAGGTCCTAGTGGACAAGTCGCTCAAAGGCTGGAAGGAGATAGAGTACGAGGTGGTCCGAGATGCCTACGACAACTGTATCACG GTGTGCAACATGGAGAACATCGACCCCCTGGGCATCCACACGGGAGAGTCCATCGTAGTGGCTCCAAGCCAGACGCTCAACGACTACGAGTACAACATGCTGAGGAACACGGCCATCAAGGTCATCCGACACCTGGGCATCGTGGGAGAATGCAACATCCAGtacgccctcaacccagagtcTGAGCAG TACTACATCATTGAGGTGAATGCCCGTCTGTCTCGGAGCTCGGCGCTGGCCAGTAAGGCCACTGGCTATCCTCTGGCCTACGTGGCCGCTAAACTGGGCCTGGGGATTCCTCTCCCTCTACTGAA GAACTCTGTCACCAACTCCACCACGGCTAACTTTGAGCCCAGTCTGGACTACTGCGTGGTGAAGGTCCCCCGCTGGGACCTCAGCAAGTTCCTCCGGGTGTCCACCAAGATAGGCAGCTCGATGAAGAGCGTGG GTGAGGTCATGGCGATCGGCAGGCGCTTCGAGGAGGCCTTCCAGAAAGCACTGAGGATGGTGGACGAGAACTGTGTGGGCTTTGACCACACCATAAGGCCGGCTTCGGAGTCC GAGCTGCAGATGCCGACGGACAAGCGGATCTTTGTGTTGGCGTCAGCCCTGAAGGCCGGCTACACAGTGGACCACCTGTACGACCTGACCAAGATCGACCGCTGGTTCCTCAACAAGATGAAGAACATAGCTGACCATGAACGCCTGTTGGAGACCTACAACCAG GATGAGTGCACCATACCCCAAGACGTCATGCACAAGGCCAAGCAGCTGGGATTCTCTGACAAGCAGATTGCCATGGCTGTCCAGAG cacggaactgGCAGTGAGGAAGCTGCGTCACGATTGGTCGATACTGCCCGTGGTGAAGCAAATTGACACGGTGGCAGCCGAATGGCCCGCCCATACAAACTATCTGTACCTGACCTACAATGGCATTGAGAGCGACGTGGCCTTCCAAGAGCCTCACGTCATGGTGCTTGGCTCCGGTGTATACCGCATCGGCAGCAGCGTGGAGTTTGACTGGTGCGCAGTCGGCTGCATCACGGAGCTGCGCAAA ATGGGCTACAAGACGATTATGGTGAACTACAATCCAGAGACTGTAAGCACGGACTACGACATGTGCGACCGCCTTTACTTTGATGAGATCTCATTTGAG GTAGTGATGGACATCTACGAGCTGGAGAACCCAGAGGGGGTGATCCTCTCAATGGGCGGCCAGCTGCCCAACAACATCGCCATGGCGCTGCACCGCCAGCAGTGCCGAATCCTGGGCACCACGGCGGAGTTCATCGACTCGGCCGAGAACCGCTTCAAGTTCTCCCGCATGCTGGACACCATCGGCATCAGCCAACCACGCTGGAAGGAGCTCTCTGACACGGAG tcTGCCATGAGGTTCTGTGAGTCGGTGGGCTACCCGTGTCTGGTGCGCCCCTCCTACGTGCTGAGTGGAGCGGCTATGAACGTGGCGCACACCGACAGTGACCTGGAGAAGTACCTGACCAGTGCCGTGGCCGTGTCCAAAGAGTACCCCGTTGTCATCTCAAAGTTCATCCAGGAGGCCAAG GAGATCGATGTAGACGCAGTGGCGTGCGACGGAGTGGTGATCGCCATGGCGGTGTCGGAGCATGTAGAGAACGCGGGCGTGCACTCCGGGGATGCCACGCTGGTGACCCCACCCCAGGACATCAACCACAAGACCATGGAACGGATCAAGATGATCGTGCACGCCATCGGCCAGGAGCTGGTGGTCACAGGGCCCTTCAACCTGCAGCTCATAGccaag GACGACCAGCTGAAGGTGATTGAGTGCAACGTCCGCGTCTCTCGCTCCTTTCCGTTTGTCTCCAAGACTCTGGGCGTGGATCTGGTTGCCCTGGCGACGCGCGTCAtcatgggggaggaggtggagcccaTCGGCCTCATGAGGGGAAAGGGCATCGTCGGAGTCAAG GTGCCCCAGTTCTCCTTCTCCCGGCTTGCGGGGGCTGACGTGGTGCTGGGAGTGGAGATGGCCAGCACTGGAGAGGTGGCCTGCTTCGGGGAGAACCGCTATGAGGCCTACCTGAAGGCTATGCTCTCCACCGGCTTCAAGATCCCCAAGAAGAACATCCTGTTGTCCATCGGCAGCTTCAAG aataaGAGTGAGCTGCTACCTACGGTGCAGGCGTTGGAGAGTATGGGCTATGATCTGTACGCTAGCCTGGGCACTGCAGACTTCTACAATGAACATGGAGTTAAG GTGAAGGCCGTGGACTGGCCCTTCGAGGAAGAGGTCAGTGAGATCCCCAACAAAGAGAAGCAGAGGAGCATTATGAACTACCTGGAGGAGAACCACTTCGACCTGGTCATCAACCTCTCCATGAGAAACAGCGGGGGCCGACGCCTCTCCTCCTTCGTCACCAAGGGTTACCGGACCCGCCGCATGGCTATCGACTACTCCGTCCCCCTCATCATAGACATCAAGTGCACCAAGCTCTTTGTTCAG GCCCTCCATCAGGTCGGCCGCAGCCCTCCTGTGAAGACCCACATCGACTGCATGACCTCCCAGAAGCTGGTGCGGCTCCCGG GTCTGATAGATGTCCACGTCCACCTACGTGAGCCCGGGGCCTGCTACAAGGAGGACTTTTCTTCAGGCACGGCTGCAGCCCTGGCAGGGGGGGTGACCATGGTGTGTGCCATGCCCAACACCGCCCCGGCCATCACTGACCAAGCCACACTTGCTCTGGTGCAGAAG CTGGCAAAGGCAGGCTGCCGCTGTGACTACGCTCTGTACGTAGGAGCTGCCTCCGACAACGCCGGCCTCCTGCCCGCCATCGCCAGCCAGGCGGTGGGCCTAAAGATGTACCTCAACGACACCTTCTCCACCCTCAAGATGGACAATGTGGGACTCTGGATGGAG cacttTGAGAAGTGGCCCAAGCACCTGCCCATCGTGGCGCACGCGGAGAAGCAGACGGTGGCGGCTGTCCTGATGGTGGCCCAGCTCTACCAGCGCTCAGTCCACATCTGCCACATCgccaagaaggaggag ATTCTGATTGTGCGTGCGGCCAAGCAGAAGGGCGTCCAGGTGACGTGTGAGGTGGCCCCCCACCACCTCTTCCTGTGTGAGGACAACATGGCCGACATcgggggggagggctgggccCAGGTGAGGCCCATGCTGGGGTCCCGGGCTGACATGGAGGCCCTCTGGGAGAACCTGGACATCATCGACTGCTTCGCCACAGACCACG CTCCTCACTCCCTGGAGGAGAAGAGCGGGCAGAACCCACCCCCCGGCTACCCGGGTCTGGAGACCATGCTGCCACTGCTGCTCACCGCCGTGAGTGACGGACGCCTCACCCTCGAAGACATCATCCGCCGTCTCTACGACAACCCGCGCAAGATCTTCTCCCTGCCCGTCCAGGACAACACCTACGTAGAG GTTGATCTGGAGCAGGAATGGGTCATCCCTAAGGCCATGCAGTTCACCAAGTCCAAGTGGACCCCCTTCCAGGGGATGAAGGTCCGGGGCAAGGTGCGCCGGGTGGTGCTGCGTGGAGAGGTCGCCTACATCGACGGCCAG gTGTTGGTATCCCCTGGGTACGGAGAGGACGTGAAGACCTGGCCAACAGCCACCACTACCCAGCTCTCTCCTGAAGCCATCAAAGAAGCCTCCCTG ACCCCTGAGCGCCTGaggcccacccccccccgcgagGCTACGGTGCGGACCCGGGCAGCCAGCCCACGCCGTGCTGAGGGACGCTACATGCTGCCCCCCCGTGTGCACCGCTCCTCTGACCCAGGCCTGGCCCCAG CCGAAGAGACAAAGGACAGATCTCTGAGGAGGCCGATTGATGAAG AGCTGATGGTTCCTGTCAGTCTGGCTGCTGGGGACAGCTACAGCCATCCCCCTCCGCTGTCacgcctcctctccccccaggcCGGGCAGTCACTCCCCGTCTCCCACCTGCAGATCTCCCCTTTACTGCACCCGCTGGTGGGACAGCACATCCTGTCAGTAAGACAGTTCAGCAAGGAGCAG ATCTCCCACCTTTTCAATGTTGCCCACAATCTGCGTCTCCTGGTGCAGAAGGAGCGCAGCCTGGACATCATGAAg GGCAAGGTGATGGCGTCCATGTTCTACGAGGTCAGCACGCGCACCAGCAGCTCGTTCGCTGCGGCCATGCAGCGTCTGGGCGGCTCGGTGGTACACTTCAGCgaggccacctcctcctcccagaagGGCGAGTCCCTGGCCGACTCGGTGCAGACCATGAGCGGATACGCTGACGTCCTGGTGCTCCGGCACCCCAAGCCCGGTgctgttgag ATGGCCTCGCGTCACTGTCGCAGGCCAGTGATCAACGCGGGGGACGGGGTGGGCGAGCACCCCACCCAGGCCCTGCTGGACGTGTTCACCATCAGAGAGGAGCTGGGGACGGTCAACGGGATGACG ATCACCATGGTGGGAGACCTTAAACACGGGCGCACGGTGCACTCCCTGGCCAAGCTGCTGACCCAGTACCGCATCACGCTGCGCTACGTGGCGCCCCCGAACCTCCACATGCCCGCCCAGATCCTGGACTTCGTGGCCTCCAAAGGCATCAAGCAG GAAGAATTTGAGAGCATCGAAGAGGCCCTGCCTGAGACGGACGTCCTCTACATGACCCGCATCCAGAGGGAGAGATTTGCCACAGAGGAAGAGTACAAGGCT TGTTTTGGCCAGTTCATCCTTACCCCACACATCATGACCGCCGCTAAACGCAGGATGGTTGTCATGCATCCTCTCCCGCGAGTCAATGAGATCAG TGCAGAGGTTGACTCGGACCCACGAGCAGCCTACTTCCGGCAAGCTGAAAACGGCATGTACATCCGAATGGCACTGCTAGCTACAGTTCTTGGAAGATAG